From the Kogia breviceps isolate mKogBre1 chromosome 10, mKogBre1 haplotype 1, whole genome shotgun sequence genome, the window AAACAGCAAGCTGTGTCGTTGAGTAGTCACTTTTAAGTGTAACTTACCTAGCTTACCCCTCATATATATAACTTTAACAACAGCATCACTTTCCCTGTTCATCCTGCTAAGTTCTCCTTTGCATAGTATGCACACTAACAGTCTCAGTGGTCTTCTGTTCAAAATCTGAGAGCCACTGTATCATCAGGCTATTCAGGGTATGTGATGGTAGTGACTTCAAGGAGCAAAAGTGCTGAAGGACCACAAGGAGAAGGACcaaaagaatgggagaaagaaaTAGCAGCATCCACAACAGACTCAGGCCAAAATGTGAATGGTCTGCTCCAGTGACAAGCTACCAGCTTCTTTCACTCTGTTGGATGATATCAGAATCTCTTCTAGTTTGACTACTTTGAATAACAATGGAGACACCACATGCCTAATTTCTTGAATTTATTACACAGTGATTGGGTCTGTATTCAGTATAGCTTTCTAAAGTGTTCAGTAAGGCCTGATTTATGATTAAAGGCCTTCTTACAATTAGGATACAGAAACAGACTTCTGCCCTCTGTGGATCCTCTGATGACGAACAAGGCTTGACCTCTGAATGAAGGCTCGTCCACATTCCTCACACTGATAGGgcttctccccagtgtggatCCTCAGGTGCTGAGTAAGGCTGGTGCTCCCTCGgaaagctttcccacattccttacacatatatggtttctctccagtgtgactTCTCTGATGTTCCATGAGTCCTGACCTCTGAGTGAAGGCCCTCTCGCACTCATTACATTtgaagggtttctctccagtatggatCCTCAGATGTCCAATAAGGTGTGAACTTTGACTAAAGGATTTACCACACTCTTTACATCCATAAGGTCTTTTCCCAGTATGGATCCTCTGATGAAGAACCAGGCCTGTGTTTtgactgaaggctttcccacattcattacagTGATAgcgttttattttattatgaatttcCTGGTGTGAAAGAAGGGCTGATTTATAACTGACGGCTTTTCCACATTGATTGCAtttataaggtttctctccagtgtgaattctccAATGTCGAACAAGCCCTGAGCTCTGAGCAAAGGCCTTTCCACACTCCTTACATTTGTGTCGTTTTACTCTCATGGGGTTGAccttttgctgttctgatttaCCCCTATATTGAAAAGTTTCTCCACACTTTGGATCCTGGAAAGCAACCAATGAATTCCTTTCTGCAGAAATCTGCTTTGGAGCAAATTCACCAGTCATACTCCTGGTCTCAGCTCCTGCTGAAAGAGCAAGACGATTATTTAAAGTGCCATATGTCCCACATAAACGTTTGGAAGTAAGATTAGTAATAATAATTGATAACATTATGAGTGCTTATTAATATCAAGGATTATGCTAAATAAGCAAGAACTATCATCCTAATGGTTTTTAATACTCACTGCACCTATGA encodes:
- the LOC136792024 gene encoding zinc finger protein with KRAB and SCAN domains 8-like → MSTKLREHAALTPVVHTREEQEGLRIVKVEEEENHAREQKPRQPENVHPYQELFRQCFRQFHYQAAPGPREALSRLRELCQKWLRPEMHSKEQILEMLVLEQFLTILPEELQARVWEYHPRSGEEVVTVLENLETELGDKGQQVQASAHYKQEVLWKEVGPVSLTNQSLNIQLKCDPWEHFPLQENAGAETRSMTGEFAPKQISAERNSLVAFQDPKCGETFQYRGKSEQQKVNPMRVKRHKCKECGKAFAQSSGLVRHWRIHTGEKPYKCNQCGKAVSYKSALLSHQEIHNKIKRYHCNECGKAFSQNTGLVLHQRIHTGKRPYGCKECGKSFSQSSHLIGHLRIHTGEKPFKCNECERAFTQRSGLMEHQRSHTGEKPYMCKECGKAFRGSTSLTQHLRIHTGEKPYQCEECGRAFIQRSSLVRHQRIHRGQKSVSVS